The following are encoded in a window of Mycolicibacterium tusciae JS617 genomic DNA:
- a CDS encoding IS110 family transposase — protein MTTGQVWAGVDVGKEHHWVCAVDDSGKVVLSRRLVNDEQPIRELVAEIDELAERVSWTVDLTTVYAALVLTVLADAGKTVRYLAGRAVWQASATYRGGEAKTDAKDARVIADQARMRGQDLPVLHPDDDLISELRMLTGHRADLVADRTRTINRLRQQLVAVCPALERAAQPSQDRGWVILLARYQRPKAIRQSGVSRLTKVLTDAGVRNAASIAAAAVAAVKTQTMRLPGEEVAAGLIADLAREVIALDDRIKTTDADIEGRFRRHPLAEVITSMPGIGFRLGAEFLAAVGDPALIGSADQLAAWAGLAPVSRDSGKRTGRLHTPKRYSRRLRRVMYMSALTAIRCDPDSKAYYQRKRDEGKRPIPATICLARRRTNVLYALIRDNRTWQPDSPPVTAAA, from the coding sequence ATGACGACGGGCCAGGTGTGGGCTGGAGTGGATGTTGGTAAAGAGCATCACTGGGTTTGTGCGGTCGACGACAGCGGGAAGGTGGTGTTGTCGCGCCGGCTGGTCAACGACGAGCAACCGATCCGGGAGCTCGTCGCTGAAATCGACGAGCTGGCCGAGCGAGTGTCGTGGACGGTGGACCTGACCACGGTGTATGCCGCACTGGTGTTGACGGTGCTGGCCGACGCCGGCAAAACGGTCCGGTATCTGGCCGGCCGGGCGGTGTGGCAGGCCTCGGCGACCTACCGCGGTGGGGAGGCCAAAACCGATGCCAAAGACGCTCGGGTGATCGCCGACCAGGCGCGCATGCGCGGCCAGGACTTGCCCGTTCTGCATCCCGATGATGACTTGATCAGCGAGTTGCGGATGCTCACCGGCCATCGCGCCGACCTGGTGGCCGACCGCACCCGCACGATCAACCGGCTGCGCCAGCAACTCGTCGCGGTCTGCCCGGCCCTGGAACGAGCCGCCCAACCGAGCCAAGACCGTGGCTGGGTGATACTGCTGGCGCGCTACCAGCGTCCCAAAGCGATTCGACAAAGCGGTGTTTCGCGGCTGACCAAAGTCTTGACCGATGCCGGTGTGCGCAACGCCGCCTCGATCGCGGCGGCTGCGGTGGCTGCAGTGAAAACCCAGACGATGCGCCTGCCCGGCGAAGAGGTGGCCGCCGGGTTGATCGCTGATCTGGCGCGGGAGGTGATCGCCCTCGATGACCGCATCAAGACCACCGACGCCGACATCGAGGGCCGATTTCGCCGCCATCCACTCGCCGAGGTGATCACCAGCATGCCCGGCATAGGATTTCGGCTGGGCGCCGAATTCCTCGCCGCCGTTGGTGATCCCGCGCTGATCGGATCGGCTGACCAACTCGCGGCCTGGGCCGGCCTGGCGCCAGTGTCTCGAGACTCCGGAAAGCGCACCGGACGACTGCACACCCCCAAGCGTTACAGTCGCCGACTGCGCCGAGTCATGTACATGTCGGCGTTGACCGCGATCCGCTGCGACCCAGATTCCAAGGCCTATTACCAGCGCAAACGAGACGAAGGAAAGCGGCCGATCCCCGCCACCATCTGCCTGGCGCGACGGCGCACCAACGTTCTCTACGCCCTCATCCGTGACAACCGGACCTGGCAACCTGATTCACCCCCGGTCACCGCCGCGGCTTGA
- a CDS encoding helix-turn-helix domain-containing protein codes for MTVEDRGGARLKKLLADPDRAERVAHIRQQMREDDRAYAMNLALIRRAADLTQVELARRLGVGQAAVSKVERQHDLLLSTLSSYVAAAGANARIVVTVGDRDLEFDLATLADAAPPEQ; via the coding sequence ATGACTGTTGAAGATCGCGGCGGGGCCCGCCTCAAGAAGCTGCTCGCCGACCCCGACCGCGCCGAGCGCGTCGCCCACATCCGCCAGCAGATGCGCGAGGACGACCGCGCCTACGCCATGAACCTGGCGCTGATCCGCCGCGCCGCCGACCTCACCCAAGTCGAACTCGCCCGACGCCTGGGAGTCGGACAAGCCGCGGTGTCCAAAGTCGAACGCCAACACGACCTTCTGCTGTCCACCCTGTCCAGCTACGTCGCCGCCGCCGGCGCCAACGCGCGCATCGTCGTCACCGTCGGAGACCGCGACCTGGAATTCGACCTCGCCACCCTGGCCGACGCAGCGCCACCGGAGCAGTAA
- a CDS encoding DUF4192 domain-containing protein translates to MTIKLGAPADVIAAAPALLGFTPTNSVVVYLLGTEPDGTPIIKVTIRCDITISASQAASFARTCHLNAAKYDGALLLAVCSAELDDHAAVVLDGIRDSLTEAGITVRRRLTTRDVTAAGTWIDPDTGATGTTYPYTDSLLTAQRIHDGAILTARREDLVREFDPITPAPAVAVGDHAVLVSTTMEDITDALTGASRYISATLSTRAGILITSHPALRDAMLHLALDHERAATNVWTHIARQLRGRPRTEALTIAAVCYCLINDTVRAGIAADIAITEATDAGDEPPTLAAMLLAALESGIEPALIRRVLTDTHPGT, encoded by the coding sequence ATGACCATCAAACTCGGAGCCCCCGCCGACGTCATCGCCGCTGCCCCCGCCCTGCTGGGCTTCACCCCCACCAACAGCGTCGTGGTCTACCTGCTGGGCACCGAGCCCGACGGCACCCCCATCATCAAAGTCACCATCCGCTGCGACATCACCATCAGCGCCAGCCAAGCTGCCAGCTTCGCCCGCACCTGCCACCTCAACGCCGCCAAATACGACGGCGCCCTGCTCCTGGCCGTCTGCAGCGCCGAGCTCGACGACCACGCCGCAGTGGTCCTCGACGGCATCCGCGACTCCCTCACCGAGGCCGGCATCACCGTCCGCCGCCGCCTCACCACCCGCGACGTCACCGCCGCCGGTACCTGGATCGACCCCGACACCGGAGCCACCGGAACCACCTACCCCTACACCGACTCGCTGCTGACCGCGCAGCGCATCCACGACGGCGCGATCCTCACCGCCCGCCGCGAGGACCTCGTGCGCGAGTTCGACCCCATCACCCCCGCCCCCGCCGTCGCCGTCGGAGACCACGCCGTCCTGGTCTCCACCACCATGGAGGACATCACCGACGCTCTCACCGGAGCCAGCCGCTACATCAGCGCCACCCTGTCCACCCGCGCCGGCATCCTCATCACCAGCCACCCCGCCCTCCGCGACGCGATGCTGCACCTCGCCCTCGACCACGAGCGTGCCGCCACCAACGTGTGGACCCACATCGCCCGCCAACTGCGCGGGCGGCCCCGCACCGAAGCGCTCACCATCGCCGCAGTCTGCTACTGCCTGATCAACGACACCGTCCGCGCCGGAATCGCCGCCGACATCGCCATCACCGAGGCCACCGACGCCGGCGACGAACCGCCCACCCTGGCCGCCATGCTCCTGGCCGCCCTCGAATCGGGCATCGAGCCCGCCCTGATCCGCCGCGTCCTGACCGACACCCACCCCGGCACTTAA
- the mobF gene encoding MobF family relaxase: MLTISRLSRWSIGYYNDTANQARQASMDRQAAGGGLGEYYSEGDTRVPTWVVVGDKATVGEATGLDGAALDGGFADTEVAARWLDDGVTPNGEAGRAFGTNGVHGFDLMFAAPKSVSLLRSLTDDVAEKVMQNAHVKAVEAAMTYLHEHAGYTRVHNPLTSNKDLQRLPGLVAIAYQHETSRCGDPHLHTHVIVPNRQVRADGRLVSIDSKSLYHEAKAAGIIYQATLRHELHAERGFEWQPVDEHSGMAEIAGVTTASIKAWSQRSTRLREWAKDNLVVVDGEPTAAQLATAQKATRPTKPEQLAWDELKTMWRADARGLDLDRDAHFAAREARRAQARTPLDRARIAHMAARIDKAAFTRADMVEIVGAQLPVGAVGEPRALIEAFVDDVGVRISAPREAHHREGHEKYTVDAIMLEESRILDMVDTSDNRSRLDVRAADLGDLSADQERAIRNIAVSPFLVQPLQAPAGAGKTHSLKALRAAAHRANKEVLVLAPTGKAVDEAMQEEAGDRGLTVAKALKLIEDNNLAIDRRTVVVVDEASMVGTPELKKLLSAAVAGRAKMVLVGDPYQLAPVKARGGMFEHLCGDLPWSQRLGEVWRMRSAEERDASLALRSGHGNRLRKAVGWYRSHGRLHTGDPIAMAKDAGDAYLADRAAGKDSLMVCDSWEMADALNQRVHNALVGDGPSVRAARDQRIAVGDIIISRENDISIPVHPGAEHPVGQAVDQVRNGNRWRVAGIDEKTNRVAAERLTDKARVVFDGDYLRQNVTLGYAVTVHSAQGVTVGNKTTPGVCHSILADTSSRAMAYVGMTRAKDENHAYVYQRISGEADHEHSRLVAGADIHVLRRGNKWAAAHHFRTILANDDRPRTMHAEAERTERDLLPQPVSDLLIAQEQRRSARSAVWREHSAAGRAAAAAYQRMATVAETVAERDRDRGRDIDGLEL; encoded by the coding sequence GTGCTGACGATCTCGCGGCTGAGTCGCTGGAGCATCGGCTACTACAACGACACCGCCAATCAGGCCCGGCAAGCCTCGATGGACCGTCAGGCCGCCGGCGGCGGCCTGGGCGAGTACTACTCCGAAGGCGACACCCGGGTCCCGACCTGGGTCGTGGTCGGCGACAAGGCCACCGTCGGTGAGGCCACCGGACTCGACGGCGCCGCGCTCGACGGAGGCTTTGCTGACACCGAGGTAGCGGCACGGTGGCTCGACGACGGCGTGACGCCCAACGGGGAGGCCGGACGGGCGTTCGGGACCAACGGGGTGCACGGGTTTGACCTGATGTTCGCCGCGCCCAAGAGTGTGTCGCTGCTGCGGTCGCTGACCGACGACGTGGCCGAAAAGGTCATGCAGAACGCCCACGTCAAAGCAGTCGAAGCCGCGATGACCTACCTGCATGAACATGCCGGGTACACGCGGGTGCACAACCCGCTGACCAGCAACAAAGACCTCCAGCGGCTGCCCGGGCTGGTCGCGATCGCCTACCAGCACGAGACGAGCCGCTGCGGGGACCCGCACCTGCACACGCACGTCATCGTGCCGAATCGCCAGGTCAGAGCTGATGGGCGGCTGGTGTCGATCGACTCCAAGTCGCTGTATCACGAAGCCAAAGCCGCCGGGATCATCTACCAAGCCACGCTGCGCCACGAGTTGCACGCCGAGCGGGGCTTCGAATGGCAGCCCGTCGACGAGCATTCCGGCATGGCCGAGATCGCCGGCGTCACCACGGCGAGCATCAAGGCGTGGTCGCAGCGTTCGACGCGGCTGCGGGAATGGGCCAAAGACAACCTGGTCGTCGTCGACGGTGAGCCGACCGCCGCGCAGTTGGCGACCGCGCAGAAAGCCACCCGGCCCACCAAACCCGAGCAGCTCGCCTGGGACGAACTCAAAACGATGTGGCGCGCCGACGCGCGCGGTCTGGATCTGGACCGCGACGCGCATTTCGCCGCGCGCGAGGCGCGGCGCGCACAGGCGCGCACTCCCCTGGACCGAGCGCGCATCGCGCACATGGCAGCGCGCATCGACAAGGCCGCGTTCACGCGCGCGGACATGGTGGAGATCGTCGGCGCGCAGCTGCCCGTCGGCGCGGTCGGGGAACCGCGCGCGCTCATCGAAGCGTTCGTCGACGACGTCGGTGTGCGCATCAGCGCGCCGCGCGAAGCGCACCACCGCGAGGGGCACGAGAAGTACACCGTCGACGCGATCATGCTCGAGGAGTCCCGCATCCTCGACATGGTCGATACCTCCGACAACCGCAGTCGTCTCGATGTGCGCGCTGCCGATCTCGGGGACCTCTCCGCCGACCAAGAGCGCGCCATCCGCAACATCGCCGTCTCCCCATTTCTGGTGCAGCCCTTGCAGGCTCCGGCCGGTGCTGGCAAAACTCACTCACTGAAAGCGTTGCGCGCCGCCGCGCACCGGGCGAACAAAGAAGTGCTCGTGCTCGCGCCCACCGGCAAAGCCGTCGACGAGGCGATGCAGGAGGAAGCCGGCGACCGCGGCCTGACCGTGGCCAAGGCGCTCAAACTCATCGAGGACAACAATCTGGCCATCGACCGGCGCACCGTGGTCGTCGTCGACGAAGCCTCCATGGTCGGCACCCCCGAGCTGAAAAAACTGCTGTCGGCCGCGGTGGCCGGGCGCGCGAAGATGGTGCTCGTCGGGGACCCCTACCAGCTGGCGCCGGTGAAAGCCCGCGGCGGCATGTTCGAGCATCTCTGCGGGGACCTGCCCTGGTCGCAGCGCCTGGGCGAAGTGTGGCGGATGCGCAGCGCCGAGGAGCGCGACGCCTCCCTGGCGTTGCGGTCCGGGCACGGCAATCGCCTGCGCAAGGCGGTCGGCTGGTATCGCAGTCACGGCCGCCTGCACACCGGCGACCCGATCGCGATGGCCAAAGACGCCGGCGATGCCTACCTGGCTGACCGGGCCGCCGGGAAAGACTCACTGATGGTCTGCGACTCCTGGGAGATGGCCGACGCGCTCAACCAGCGCGTTCACAACGCCCTCGTCGGCGACGGGCCGTCCGTGCGGGCCGCCCGCGACCAGCGCATCGCTGTCGGCGACATCATCATCAGCCGCGAAAACGACATCAGCATCCCCGTGCACCCCGGGGCCGAGCACCCCGTCGGCCAGGCCGTCGACCAAGTACGTAACGGCAACCGGTGGCGCGTCGCCGGCATCGACGAGAAGACCAATCGGGTGGCCGCCGAACGGCTCACCGACAAAGCGCGCGTCGTCTTCGACGGCGACTACCTGCGCCAGAACGTCACCCTCGGCTACGCGGTGACCGTGCACTCCGCCCAGGGAGTCACCGTGGGCAACAAAACCACTCCCGGTGTGTGCCACTCCATCCTGGCCGACACCTCCAGCCGAGCCATGGCCTATGTCGGCATGACCCGCGCCAAAGACGAAAACCATGCCTACGTCTACCAACGGATCAGCGGCGAAGCCGACCACGAACACTCACGCCTGGTCGCCGGGGCTGACATTCACGTCCTGCGGCGCGGCAACAAATGGGCTGCCGCCCACCACTTCCGCACCATCCTGGCCAACGACGACCGGCCCCGCACCATGCACGCCGAAGCTGAACGCACCGAACGTGACCTACTCCCCCAACCCGTCAGCGACCTGCTGATCGCCCAAGAGCAGCGCCGCAGCGCCCGCAGCGCGGTATGGCGCGAACACAGCGCCGCCGGCAGGGCCGCGGCCGCGGCCTACCAGCGGATGGCCACCGTCGCCGAGACCGTCGCCGAACGCGACCGTGACCGGGGGCGCGACATCGACGGCCTCGAACTCTGA
- a CDS encoding MPT63 family protein yields MKITTVLATTAAAAGIGVMSAPIALADNPTPNLVTLGQPAELINGPVVQAWTISGLKPSSDVIPWHVRGALWEATATNTAVAGTVQPIVSDLNARARNGDTYRTLFLVATPQGVNPAALAQGQQTSGKIYFDVTGAQPDSVVYNDGARDLAVWLTPPPAPPAPAAGGSAPYRGTPSASSPAQDTEAAPAAVPPAAETPMTPAPASVGTPLTPGSVGTPLPTGSAGTPLPTGDAVAPGSTPAPAGSPSVTTTPDISTGTPLPAETPATAAAPAPTATPAGSAGTPLPAPEVAPAAGAGTPAAPVTTTPVPMP; encoded by the coding sequence GTGAAGATCACGACCGTGTTGGCGACAACCGCAGCGGCCGCCGGGATCGGTGTCATGAGCGCACCAATCGCGCTGGCCGACAACCCCACTCCGAACCTGGTGACGTTGGGGCAGCCAGCCGAACTGATCAACGGGCCGGTGGTGCAGGCCTGGACAATCAGCGGGCTCAAGCCCAGCAGCGACGTCATCCCCTGGCATGTTCGCGGAGCGCTGTGGGAAGCCACCGCCACCAACACAGCGGTCGCGGGCACCGTTCAGCCCATCGTGTCCGACCTCAACGCGCGGGCCCGCAACGGCGACACCTACCGAACGTTGTTCCTGGTCGCCACCCCCCAGGGAGTCAACCCGGCCGCGCTCGCCCAAGGGCAGCAGACCTCAGGAAAAATCTACTTCGACGTGACCGGCGCCCAGCCCGACAGCGTCGTCTACAACGACGGTGCCCGCGACCTCGCGGTCTGGCTGACCCCGCCGCCCGCACCGCCAGCCCCCGCGGCCGGCGGCTCGGCCCCCTACCGGGGAACCCCCAGTGCCAGCTCGCCAGCGCAAGATACCGAAGCCGCCCCGGCAGCGGTCCCGCCGGCAGCCGAAACGCCTATGACGCCCGCACCCGCCAGCGTGGGCACACCACTGACCCCCGGCAGTGTCGGTACGCCCCTGCCCACCGGCAGCGCGGGAACTCCCCTGCCGACCGGCGACGCCGTCGCGCCCGGCAGCACCCCAGCCCCAGCGGGTAGCCCATCGGTCACGACAACCCCCGACATCAGCACAGGAACCCCGCTGCCGGCCGAGACCCCCGCCACCGCCGCCGCTCCCGCGCCGACCGCGACGCCCGCGGGTAGCGCCGGCACCCCCCTGCCCGCGCCCGAGGTAGCCCCGGCCGCCGGTGCGGGAACGCCGGCGGCGCCCGTCACCACCACGCCGGTACCGATGCCCTGA
- a CDS encoding RNA-binding domain-containing protein: protein MALDFDTSAPLRSPQSVTALVEAIHRADPGSQETHWLECKSTLDFGSKADRFAAARAIIAFANRDPVSAGRDCGGEAYLVVGVAPGQLVGVTEVLDAAALHDKLRPYVDGPQWSVDYFKVEGHDVAVFTVAAPRPGDRIHSLVTTYENNRSGTVFHRGVASSPPATHRELIMLQDRLLKDPPRPLGEQFRDAVEQGNPLVVARLMRATVQQLQAARADPQVFPNTFASRQPVEQLRQYLAMAQSYEELTAPLLDQLITACAWPNADHERIWADTMAALAQPAPLSDTVTGQMRVGATQALIVEGRDDRLQALALLPATLALYAGSISAVQGRNFGALRALTTDATVPWSITHPNLRVTVIERVGPWEALSREDSLALTLRAAQVASDDAELEHLLGDIAQHRRRKPPFVASSYLFDALQPHFAGLYGLPRYGELFDETEIMFSLVVADQMAQDRVFTEPWLGLFVTDASHTARLEDSRYGAVLAEVNAAGDDWPPLQAGLFGGSIHRLSAALQRVTEYTEQMRHRVF from the coding sequence ATGGCTCTGGACTTCGATACGTCGGCTCCGCTGCGGTCACCGCAGAGCGTGACCGCTTTGGTGGAGGCGATTCATCGCGCCGACCCGGGAAGCCAGGAAACCCATTGGCTGGAGTGCAAGAGCACGCTGGATTTCGGGTCCAAGGCTGATCGGTTCGCCGCGGCGCGCGCCATCATCGCGTTCGCCAACCGCGATCCGGTCAGCGCGGGCCGTGACTGCGGTGGGGAAGCCTATCTTGTGGTCGGCGTCGCGCCGGGGCAACTCGTCGGCGTCACCGAGGTCCTTGATGCTGCCGCGCTGCACGACAAGCTGCGGCCCTACGTGGATGGTCCGCAGTGGTCGGTGGACTATTTCAAGGTCGAGGGCCATGACGTCGCGGTGTTCACCGTCGCCGCGCCGCGCCCCGGCGACCGAATCCACTCGCTGGTCACCACCTATGAGAACAACCGGTCGGGCACGGTGTTTCACCGTGGCGTGGCCAGCTCACCCCCGGCCACGCACCGTGAGCTGATCATGCTGCAGGATCGGCTGCTCAAAGATCCGCCCCGCCCGCTGGGCGAGCAGTTCCGTGACGCGGTGGAGCAGGGCAACCCGCTGGTGGTTGCCCGGCTGATGCGCGCCACGGTCCAGCAGCTGCAGGCGGCCCGTGCTGACCCGCAGGTGTTCCCGAACACGTTCGCCAGCCGCCAACCGGTAGAGCAGTTGCGCCAGTATCTGGCGATGGCGCAGAGCTACGAGGAGCTCACCGCCCCGCTGCTGGATCAGCTCATCACCGCATGCGCATGGCCCAACGCCGATCACGAGCGCATCTGGGCGGACACGATGGCTGCGCTGGCCCAACCGGCACCGTTGAGCGACACGGTGACCGGACAGATGCGGGTCGGCGCCACCCAAGCGTTGATCGTGGAAGGCCGTGACGACCGTCTTCAGGCGTTGGCGTTGCTACCGGCCACACTGGCGCTCTACGCGGGCTCGATCTCTGCGGTCCAGGGACGAAACTTCGGTGCCCTGCGGGCGCTGACCACCGACGCCACCGTGCCGTGGTCGATCACGCACCCCAATTTGCGGGTGACGGTGATCGAGAGGGTGGGCCCGTGGGAGGCGCTGTCGCGCGAGGACAGCTTGGCGTTGACGCTGCGGGCGGCCCAAGTCGCCAGCGACGACGCGGAATTGGAGCACCTGCTGGGCGACATCGCCCAGCATCGACGGCGTAAGCCGCCGTTTGTCGCCTCGTCGTATCTGTTCGACGCGCTGCAACCGCACTTCGCCGGCCTCTACGGCCTGCCGCGCTACGGCGAGCTGTTCGACGAGACCGAGATCATGTTTTCCCTCGTCGTGGCCGACCAGATGGCGCAGGACCGCGTATTCACCGAGCCGTGGCTGGGTTTGTTCGTCACCGACGCCAGCCACACCGCCCGCCTGGAGGACAGCCGCTACGGCGCGGTGCTGGCTGAGGTGAACGCCGCCGGTGACGACTGGCCGCCGCTGCAGGCGGGCTTGTTCGGCGGGTCAATACACCGCCTGTCGGCCGCCCTGCAGCGCGTCACCGAATACACCGAACAGATGCGCCACCGCGTCTTCTGA
- a CDS encoding DEAD/DEAH box helicase family protein → MLTLRDYQRAAVDAVTPDEHRALLVSGCGTGKTLMAVHAVAKLLAGAPGTVLLTFPTLGLLEQTYQVWRGEAPMPFSALAVCSQQISDPEDIADDELSIPSTTSAEQLAHWLADTAGVRVVFATYQSAAVLVEAHRAFSAAAWTVMVCDFSSRANAVRHVRQHGEMRLCHTPRRYCSRHPMRVTESGRVKGGGCTRERWSTSSRPRTTRTIRRASRYSTPAPPRSMLAATAG, encoded by the coding sequence ATGCTGACCCTTCGCGACTATCAGCGCGCCGCCGTCGACGCCGTCACCCCCGACGAGCACCGGGCGCTGCTGGTATCTGGCTGCGGTACCGGCAAGACGCTCATGGCGGTGCACGCCGTGGCCAAGCTGCTCGCCGGCGCACCCGGCACGGTCCTGCTGACCTTTCCCACCCTCGGCCTACTGGAGCAGACCTATCAGGTGTGGCGCGGCGAGGCACCGATGCCGTTCTCCGCGCTGGCGGTGTGCTCTCAACAGATCAGCGACCCCGAAGACATCGCCGACGACGAGCTCTCAATACCCAGCACCACCTCCGCTGAGCAACTGGCTCACTGGCTGGCCGACACCGCAGGTGTGCGCGTAGTTTTCGCCACCTACCAATCGGCGGCGGTCCTGGTCGAGGCCCACCGTGCGTTCAGTGCAGCGGCTTGGACAGTCATGGTGTGCGACTTTTCCTCTCGCGCTAACGCTGTGCGACACGTACGCCAACACGGGGAAATGAGGCTGTGTCACACACCTCGAAGGTACTGTTCACGACACCCGATGAGGGTGACTGAATCTGGACGTGTCAAGGGGGGTGGATGCACTCGGGAACGCTGGAGTACTTCGTCCAGGCCGCGAACCACAAGGACCATTCGCAGAGCTTCTCGATATTCGACGCCGGCACCGCCAAGATCCATGCTCGCAGCGACCGCTGGCTGA
- a CDS encoding tyrosine-type recombinase/integrase, whose protein sequence is MSLEDLRRYMALCGAEQAGPLGSPWLDGPLSASALQIRAAVLKGYYLDVTSREPINGGLKSQLTESRLPTRSLKDKQFLAHVSGQDVQANPLAPAAPSRRHPRLMPDGVTTALMDCVNTARDRMIVTWLNDSGIRVGELCGLHHSDLHLRANHECGEERLAHFHIVKRSNPNRARAKRVQPARLEDGVIRGGSVRYASPAMVETYLEYLTEEYFQLRGLATSNLVLVQLQNDIGMPLSTHGVRQMLARAGKRAGAGKVRPHSFRHTWATSLTEASGMPALTAKAGGWASAKTVEETYLHLAASDLVSDSLERVWGRNGA, encoded by the coding sequence GTGAGCCTCGAGGACCTCCGTCGATATATGGCATTGTGCGGTGCCGAGCAGGCCGGCCCATTGGGATCTCCGTGGCTGGACGGGCCACTCAGCGCGTCGGCGCTGCAAATCCGCGCGGCGGTCCTGAAGGGCTACTACCTCGATGTCACGTCGCGTGAGCCGATCAATGGGGGGTTGAAAAGCCAACTCACTGAGAGCCGGTTGCCAACCCGTTCCTTGAAGGACAAGCAGTTCCTCGCCCACGTCTCTGGACAGGACGTGCAAGCCAATCCGCTTGCGCCGGCGGCACCTTCGCGACGTCACCCTCGGCTCATGCCCGACGGTGTGACGACTGCACTGATGGACTGCGTCAACACGGCCCGCGATCGGATGATCGTGACATGGTTGAACGACTCCGGCATACGAGTTGGCGAACTGTGCGGATTACACCATTCAGATCTGCACTTGCGGGCCAACCATGAGTGCGGTGAAGAGCGGCTCGCTCATTTCCACATCGTCAAGCGTTCAAACCCCAATCGGGCACGGGCCAAACGTGTTCAGCCAGCCCGGCTAGAAGATGGCGTTATCCGCGGCGGCAGCGTCCGCTACGCCAGCCCGGCCATGGTCGAAACCTACTTGGAGTATCTGACCGAAGAATACTTTCAGCTTCGTGGATTAGCGACGAGCAATCTCGTACTGGTGCAGTTGCAGAACGACATTGGCATGCCGCTTTCAACCCACGGGGTGAGGCAGATGTTGGCGAGGGCCGGAAAACGGGCAGGGGCGGGAAAGGTACGCCCGCACTCTTTCCGTCACACGTGGGCGACTTCGTTAACCGAGGCGAGCGGCATGCCCGCGCTGACCGCGAAGGCCGGCGGTTGGGCGAGCGCAAAGACCGTTGAGGAAACCTATCTCCACCTCGCGGCCAGTGATCTCGTCAGCGACTCCTTGGAACGTGTGTGGGGCAGGAACGGCGCATGA